A genomic window from Bicyclus anynana chromosome 11, ilBicAnyn1.1, whole genome shotgun sequence includes:
- the LOC128198522 gene encoding uncharacterized protein LOC128198522 produces MEGLLTILHQRKEKLRTLIENASTLMVTFEHTTTENLAAVIQEAEIIASRLQTLLTRLTAELIEYFRLSTEQATDDISEISTVQLEAEDVLCELNVRIKGKIKEKEQTTNINKEANPNARLPKLSLPEFDGDILNWATFWDQFSSNIDQRNIPEVDKLLYLKASLKNEASKLVEGLETTHRNYNIALATLKNRYGKENHVIDAHYAALYRIKASNDVNITRIRETFNNIERHLRVLHSLGEDIDHNHLRFLLMEKFPKEIIYEMKMKLANDSISEIRNCLEKIISAKEDALRISNNTSEESYTTQTLVANQFQSRERTYNYRDRNEVRDNQGDSNRRVYEMNRNNYNNNRMRYKRKLESSEKERNGKKPRSPCVFCKGAHFNDQCTAYPTAEDRQRRLKGRCYLCLMEGHTRQECKKKGYCVHCRTEDLHNRALCHKEFPSRMKRLNESSQNNADNTNVMSQINSTGTVFLQTAIVFLKTGGTSSRDIKCRVLLDSGSQRSYVRKSVIDKLKLPIEETNRLSVFTFGQKTPQEINSPLVRLELQTRTNKVLTIYTNVIPYITQNIPCPNIELGQRRDQFILADDGSLSTRVDILIGNNYYFNIINKDKEEIKPNLFLVDSHLGWIVSGEEDSSPRDELSAVTYLQACVDTRLHRPDPPLDKGDMNALWDLESLGITDSPRTSSEEEAIKNFNENMEVIDKRYTVSWPWIEYPPLLPKNYGLAVGRLTSLLKRLDLESLREYDNILKEQTNKGIIEILSHPTRKECHPIHYLPHHCIQQKGKPIRIVYDASAKIKDNKSLNECLYRGPLMLEDLTGLLIRFRVHTVALSADVEKAFLQVALHKKDRDVTRFLWLKDLTKPVTEDNIICMRFCRVPFGIISSPFLLNATIRYHLSRSTDTEIQDMAKNIYVDNLVTGTSSTSKALNLYKNLKVTFEQMSMNLRDWSSNSKEFMSSIHDKFTGKQIKILGLNWDLERDSLQLKFDVNTSADNKREVLKVIASIYDPCGYAAPYSLSAKLFFQELWKTKTKWDTKFTSQMAEEWLRVQKQLEVISKISIPRCYIASPKDHNYQLHCFTDASLKAYAAVVYIVNGKEKNYVMGKSRLVPIKDQDHLKIPRLELLGVLIGSRLVKFILKNLPIKITQQFLWTDSQIVIEWYKSSKLLTPFVSRRIQEIKSNKELIIKHVPSELNPADIATKSSDILENKRRWLEGPEFLTQVPQVWPQLAPTVTSLSLGEDLPNETMEEDIGTTEAGSMRCNEETEINDTDEKEQSKLGEIRKIQNLHFKNEIQGKETNLSRNLGLFLDIDGILRCRGRMKNTNWSFDKRYPILLPQDSDLTNTLITKTHNENYHVGANHTLSIIRESYWIPQGKRQVQKILRKCPICIKHGGGPYKLPPTPALPSERVNYSSPFTFTGLDYLGPVVVKNGMSTEKRWICLFTCLAIRAIHLEVVQDLTAEEGLRALRRMIASRGLPKVITSDNAVQFKLISEILTQPYCIENKIQWRFIPALTPWFGGFYERLVGIVKHCLKRSLQKHLLKDNEFNTIVREIEAVVNTRPLTCVDSEIEHILKPSDFLTSGNCISIEATETDSSIPGTSRKQDLIQCWKRALKIREEFKEMFSNRYLLSLRERYQHSHKEPRITSKLDPRVGQIVQIKGDSKNRESWKVGKIINLIKGKDDLSRVAQVKVGETVYTRSISHLYPLELDEEQTYITLEEPTSDNNITVSPEKSFQVSFERDTIEDVTETIQEVESNSSESIDKVILQNEELPTQAQQIEESAIESIPTNQSANIRPKRDAAARALQRIREWTQNLVTSFLAGSVVNDVTKINSNIEEAQRSSEDSTQNDRQSQQGCQV; encoded by the coding sequence ATGGAGGGGTTATTGACGATACTACACCAAAGGAAGGAAAAACTACGTACTTTAATTGAGAATGCGTCCACTCTCATGGTAACATTTGAGCATACTACTACTGAGAATCTAGCAGCGGTAATCCAAGAAGCGGAGATTATTGCGTCAAGATTACAAACGTTACTTACAAGACTAACAGCTGAGTTGATAGAATACTTCAGACTGAGTACCGAACAAGCAACCGATGATATCTCAGAAATTTCCACCGTACAATTAGAGGCAGAAGATGTGTTGTGCGAGCTTAACGTGAGGATTAAAGGAAAGATTAAGGAAAAGGAACAaactacaaacataaataaagaagCTAATCCTAACGCAAGATTACCCAAATTATCATTACCTGAATTTGATGGTGATATCCTCAACTGGGCTACTTTTTGGGATCAATTTAGCTCAAATATAGATCAAAGAAACATACCAGAGGTAGATAAACTACTATATCTGAAAGCGTCCCTAAAGAATGAAGCGAGTAAGTTGGTAGAGGGTTTAGAAACGACTCACAGAAATTATAATATAGCTTTAGCAACTCTGAAAAACAGGTATGGGAAGGAGAATCATGTCATTGATGCACACTACGCTGCGTTGTACCGTATAAAGGCTTCGAACGATGTGAATATTACTAGAATACGGGAAACATTCAACAATATAGAAAGGCATCTAAGAGTGCTCCATTCACTAGGCGAAGACATAGATCACAATCATTTACGGTTCCTGTTAATGGAAAAATTTCCTAAAGAGATAATCTATGAAATGAAGATGAAACTAGCCAACGACTCCATCAGTGAAATAAGAAATTGTTTAGAGAAAATAATTTCGGCCAAAGAAGATGCTCTCAGGATATCCAACAACACTTCAGAAGAAAGCTACACCACCCAAACGCTAGTAGCAAATCAGTTTCAAAGCAGAGAGAGAACTTACAATTACAGAGATAGGAATGAGGTTAGAGATAATCAAGGCGATAGTAATAGACGGGTATACGAAATGAATAGGaacaactataataataatagaatgagATATAAACGGAAACTCGAATCCTCTGAGAAGGAGAGAAATGGAAAGAAACCACGGTCACCCTGTGTCTTCTGCAAAGGAGCTCATTTTAATGATCAATGTACGGCTTATCCGACTGCAGAAGATCGACAGAGGAGATTAAAAGGTAGATGTTATTTATGTCTCATGGAAGGACATACCAGACAGGAGTGTAAAAAGAAAGGATATTGTGTGCACTGTCGGACCGAGGATCTTCATAATCGTGCTCTCTGTCATAAGGAATTTCCCTCGAGAATGAAGAGGTTGAATGAGTCATCACAAAACAACGCGGATAACACAAATGTTATGTCACAGATAAACTCGACCGGCACAGTTTTTCTCCAAACAGCCATAGTCTTTCTCAAGACGGGAGGAACCAGCAGTAGAGACATAAAGTGCCGTGTACTCTTAGATTCAGGGAGTCAACGATCATATGTGAGAAAATCTGTTATAGATAAACTAAAATTACCAATTGAAGAGACCAATAGACTTTCGGTTTTCACCTTTGGACAGAAAACACCACAAGAAATAAACAGTCCTTTAGTAAGATTAGAACTTCAAACGAGAACTAATAAAGTGTTAACTATTTATACAAATGTCATACCATATATAACACAAAATATTCCTTGTCCTAACATAGAATTAGGTCAAAGAAGAGATCAGTTTATTCTAGCAGACGATGGGTCATTATCGACACGTGTAGATATTTTAATAGGAaacaactattattttaatattattaacaaagacaaagaagaaataaaaccaAATTTATTTTTGGTAGATTCCCACCTAGGATGGATAGTATCAGGAGAAGAGGACTCCAGTCCACGAGACGAGCTATCGGCAGTTACTTATCTTCAAGCCTGTGTCGATACTAGACTACACCGACCAGATCCACCTTTGGACAAAGGAGATATGAACGCGTTGTGGGATTTAGAATCCCTTGGGATTACTGATTCACCTAGAACTAGCAGCGAAGAAGAAGCAATTAAGAATTTCAATGAGAATATGGAAGTTATAGATAAAAGATATACAGTTTCGTGGCCATGGATAGAGTATCCACCGTTATTACCCAAGAATTACGGATTAGCAGTAGGGCGTCTAACCTCATTATTAAAACGTTTAGATTTAGAGAGCTTAAGAGAATATGACAATATTTTGAAAGAACAGACCAATAAAGgtataatagaaatattatcaCACCCGACTCGTAAAGAATGTCATCCAATACATTATTTACCACATCATTGTATTCAACAAAAAGGGAAACCTATAAGGATTGTCTATGATGCATCAGCAAAGATAAAAGATAACAAAAGTTTGAATGAGTGTTTATATAGAGGACCCCTTATGTTAGAAGACTTAACCGGGTTATTGATACGGTTTAGGGTACACACAGTTGCTTTGTCAGCAGACGTAGAGAAGGCTTTTTTACAAGTTGCATTGCACAAAAAGGACAGAGATGTGACTAGATTCCTCTGGCTTAAGGACTTGACGAAACCTGTCACAGaagataatataatttgtatgaGATTTTGCAGAGTACCATTTGGCATAATAAGTAGCCCATTTTTGCTAAACGCGACGATAAGATATCATTTATCTAGAAGCACAGATACAGAAATTCAAGATATGGCTAAAAACATATATGTTGATAACCTAGTCACTGGAACGTCATCAACGTCGAAAGCTTTAAATTTGTACAAGAATttaaaagtaacatttgaaCAAATGTCCATGAATCTGAGAGACTGGAGCTCGAATTCTAAAGAATTTATGTCAAGTATTCACGATAAATTTACAGGGAAACAAATCAAGATATTAGGTTTAAATTGGGATTTAGAAAGAGACTCACTGCAATTGAAGTTTGACGTTAACACTTCAGCTGACAACAAAAGAGAAGTACTTAAAGTGATCGCTTCTATTTACGACCCCTGCGGTTACGCTGCGCCATACAGTTTATCTGCTAAACTATTTTTTCAAGAACTTtggaaaactaaaactaaatggGATACTAAGTTTACAAGTCAGATGGCAGAAGAATGGTTAAGAGTTCAGAAGCAACTAGAGGTAATAAGCAAGATTTCAATTCCCAGATGCTACATAGCAAGCCCTAAAGACCACAATTATCAATTGCACTGTTTTACAGACGCTTCCCTTAAAGCCTATGCTGCAGTGGTATATATAGTAAACGGGAAAGAGAAAAATTATGTAATGGGTAAATCCCGACTGGTACCTATAAAGGATCAAGATCATCTGAAGATACCGCGGTTAGAGCTATTAGGAGTACTGATTGGAAGCCGACTTGTTAAATTCATTCTTAAGAATCTTcctataaaaataacacaacagTTCCTTTGGACTGATAGTCAAATTGTCATAGAATGGTATAAATCATCTAAACTTTTAACACCGTTTGTGTCAAGAAGAATTCAAGAAATCAAAAGTAACAaggaattaattataaaacatgtACCATCAGAATTAAATCCAGCAGATATAGCAACAAAATCATCGGACATATTAGAGAACAAAAGGAGATGGTTAGAAGGCCCAGAATTTTTAACACAAGTACCACAAGTATGGCCGCAGTTAGCACCTACGGTCACTTCTCTTTCGCTCGGGGAGGATCTTCCGAATGAGACAATGGAAGAAGATATTGGAACAACAGAAGCGGGTTCTATGAGATGTAATGAGGAGacagaaataaatgatacagaTGAGAAGGAACAAAGTAAATTAGGAGAAATAAGAAAgatacaaaatttacattttaaaaatgagATTCAAGGGAAAGAAACTAATTTAAGCCGGAACTTGGGTTTATTTCTTGATATTGATGGAATACTAAGATGCAGAGGAAGAATGAAGAATACCAATTGGTCTTTTGACAAAAGATATCCTATTCTACTACCACAAGATTCGGATTtaacaaatacattaattaCAAAGACTCATAATGAGAATTACCATGTAGGTGCTAATCACACATTGAGTATAATTAGAGAGTCATACTGGATTCCACAGGGTAAACGTCAGGTTCAGAAAATATTAAGGAAATGCCCTATATGTATTAAACACGGTGGAGGACCTTATAAGTTACCACCAACACCAGCTTTACCATCTGAAAGGGTTAATTACAGTTCACCATTCACTTTCACTGGTTTAGACTATCTTGGACCAGTTGTAGTTAAGAACGGTATGAGTACAGAGAAAAGATGGATTTGTCTTTTTACGTGTTTGGCAATACGAGCTATACATTTGGAAGTAGTACAAGACCTTACAGCAGAAGAAGGCCTTAGAGCTTTAAGAAGAATGATAGCTTCCAGAGGTTTACCAAAGGTTATTACATCTGACAATGCCGtacaatttaaactaatttCAGAAATTTTAACACAACCATATTGTATAGAGAACAAAATACAATGGAGATTTATACCAGCTCTTACACCATGGTTCGGCGGATTTTATGAACGTTTGGTGGGAATTGTGAAACATTGCTTGAAGCGTTCATTACAAAAACATCTTCTGAAGGATAACGAATTTAACACCATAGTAAGGGAGATTGAAGCTGTAGTAAATACACGGCCCCTCACCTGCGTAGATAGTGAAATAGAACACATATTGAAACCGTCAGATTTCCTAACATCAGGTAACTGTATATCAATAGAAGCTACAGAGACAGATTCTTCAATACCAGGTACCTCAAGGAAACAGGATCTTATACAATGTTGGAAAAGAGCACTTAAGATTCGAGAAGAATTTAAAGAAATGTTTTCAAATCGTTATCTTTTAAGCCTACGAGAAAGATACCAACATTCTCATAAGGAACCAAGGATTACCTCGAAGCTTGACCCTCGAGTAGGGCAAATAGTTCAAATAAAAGGGGATTCCAAGAACAGAGAAAGCTGGAAGGTGGGAAAGATAATAAACCTCATCAAAGGGAAAGATGATCTTTCTAGAGTAGCTCAGGTTAAAGTAGGGGAAACCGTTTATACCCGATCTATTTCTCACTTATATCCACTGGAGTTAGATGAAGAACAAACATATATTACATTAGAAGAACCAAcatctgataataatattacgGTTTCTCCAGAAAAGAGTTTCCAAGTTTCATTCGAAAGAGATACCATTGAAGATGTAACAGAAACCATCCAAGAAGTAGAAAGTAACTCATCTGAAAGTATTGATAAGGTCATCCTACAAAATGAGGAATTACCTACACAGGCTCAACAAATAGAAGAGTCCGCTATAGAAAGCATACCTACTAACCAGTCTGCAAATATTAGACCTAAGCGAGATGCTGCTGCTAGGGCCCTTCAAAGGATCAGAGAGTGGACGCAAAATTTAGTTACTTCGTTTTTGGCGGGGAGTGTCGTGAATGATGTCAcgaaaattaatagtaatatcGAGGAAGCCCAGAGGAGCTCAGAGGATAGCACTCAGAATGACCGACAAAGTCAACAGGGTTGCCAAGTCTGA